A DNA window from Caulobacter mirabilis contains the following coding sequences:
- a CDS encoding VOC family protein codes for MKVTQHLWFEKDMAAAIRLYVSLIPGSKIVNTTAVEADNPSGPAGSVTITEFTLGDQAYMAIEAGPLDPFNHSFSIMVEVETQAEIDRLWDALSDGGSIEQCGWLRDRWGLCWQIAPLRLRQLLDDPDKAKVKRVTEQMLKMVKLDIAPLEAAAKG; via the coding sequence ATGAAGGTCACCCAGCATCTGTGGTTCGAGAAGGACATGGCGGCGGCGATCCGCCTCTACGTCTCGCTGATTCCGGGCTCGAAGATCGTGAACACCACCGCCGTCGAGGCCGACAATCCCTCCGGCCCGGCGGGCAGCGTGACGATTACCGAGTTCACCCTCGGCGACCAGGCCTACATGGCCATCGAGGCCGGTCCGCTGGACCCGTTCAACCACAGCTTCTCGATCATGGTCGAAGTCGAGACCCAGGCCGAGATCGACCGCCTGTGGGACGCCCTGAGCGACGGTGGCAGCATCGAACAGTGCGGCTGGCTGAGGGACCGCTGGGGTCTCTGCTGGCAGATCGCGCCGCTGCGCCTGCGCCAGCTGCTGGACGATCCCGACAAGGCCAAGGTCAAGCGCGTGACCGAGCAGATGCTCAAGATGGTCAAGCTCGACATCGCACCCCTGGAGGCCGCGGCGAAAGGGTGA
- a CDS encoding DUF2975 domain-containing protein, with the protein MRAMGPGSVSSFLKTALDVVYFALYALLAVGGLVLLASLLLSFRPDIIAQSAQFRILREAGLDLGDVVFVLAGGLLYVGGLVAIVTCLRKVFATLTAGDPFHPDNVSRLRLIGFLLAGMELGRMLFRVIFKMIAPNATDNIAGLNPTTWFAVLAVFVLAEVFREGARLRREAELTI; encoded by the coding sequence ATGCGGGCCATGGGGCCGGGCTCGGTTTCGAGCTTCCTGAAGACGGCGCTCGACGTCGTCTACTTTGCGCTCTACGCGCTGCTGGCGGTCGGCGGGCTGGTGCTGCTGGCCAGCCTGCTGCTCAGCTTCCGTCCCGACATCATCGCCCAGAGCGCCCAGTTCCGCATCCTGCGCGAGGCGGGCCTGGATTTGGGCGACGTCGTCTTCGTTCTGGCGGGCGGTCTGCTCTACGTCGGCGGTCTGGTGGCGATCGTGACGTGTCTACGGAAGGTGTTCGCGACGCTGACCGCCGGCGATCCCTTTCACCCGGACAATGTCAGCCGTCTGCGGCTGATCGGCTTCCTGCTGGCGGGCATGGAACTGGGCCGAATGCTGTTCCGGGTCATCTTCAAGATGATCGCCCCCAACGCCACCGACAACATCGCCGGGCTCAACCCGACCACCTGGTTCGCCGTGCTGGCCGTGTTCGTGCTGGCCGAGGTCTTCCGCGAGGGCGCCCGCCTCCGCCGCGAAGCCGAACTGACGATTTAG
- the hemW gene encoding radical SAM family heme chaperone HemW, which translates to MTDAPAPLGIYVHWPYCARICPYCDFNVVRDRGQTEQKALADAIVADLEAQRALTGDRRLVSIFLGGGTPSLMNPDWTARIVETARRLWTPEADLEISLEANPTDAEAGRFAGFRDAGVNRLSLGLQSFDDAALSFLGRNHDADQARRAAETAAATFPRLSVDLIYALPDQTPRAWRDQLRQAIDLGAEHVSPYQLTIEAGTAFDRAVRRGTFTPPDDGVGEALYDTTQTTLERAGFEAYEVSNHAKGEAARSRHNLVYWRGQDYVGAGPGAHGRLSLDGVRTATTAEAHVAAYIRRVAEAGAGFEAESLTPAEAAEERILMGLRTYEGVPWPELRALNLAPTSDMVRDLVGQGLLVDDPARLRATPKGRFVLDGVTRALIVHR; encoded by the coding sequence TTGACTGACGCCCCGGCGCCGCTGGGGATCTATGTCCACTGGCCCTACTGCGCCCGGATCTGCCCCTACTGCGACTTCAATGTGGTGCGCGACCGCGGGCAGACCGAGCAGAAGGCGCTGGCCGACGCCATCGTCGCCGACCTGGAGGCGCAGCGCGCCCTGACCGGCGACCGGCGGCTCGTATCGATCTTCCTCGGCGGGGGCACGCCCTCGCTGATGAACCCGGACTGGACGGCCCGGATCGTCGAGACGGCGCGCCGCCTCTGGACGCCCGAGGCGGACCTCGAGATCTCTCTCGAAGCCAACCCGACCGACGCCGAAGCAGGTCGCTTCGCCGGCTTCCGGGACGCGGGCGTGAACAGGCTGTCTCTGGGCCTGCAGTCGTTCGACGATGCGGCGCTGAGCTTCCTTGGCCGCAACCACGACGCCGACCAGGCGCGCCGGGCCGCCGAAACCGCGGCGGCGACCTTTCCCCGCCTGTCGGTCGACCTGATCTACGCCCTGCCCGACCAGACGCCGCGGGCCTGGCGCGACCAGCTGCGCCAGGCCATCGATCTGGGCGCCGAGCATGTCTCGCCCTACCAGCTGACCATCGAGGCCGGCACGGCCTTTGACCGCGCGGTTCGCCGCGGGACCTTCACTCCGCCCGACGACGGCGTGGGCGAAGCGCTCTACGACACGACCCAGACGACGCTGGAACGCGCGGGCTTCGAAGCCTACGAGGTCTCGAACCACGCCAAGGGCGAAGCCGCGCGGTCCCGGCACAACCTCGTCTACTGGCGCGGGCAGGACTACGTGGGCGCCGGGCCGGGAGCCCACGGGCGGCTGTCGCTCGATGGCGTGCGAACCGCGACGACCGCGGAGGCGCACGTGGCGGCCTACATCCGAAGGGTCGCCGAAGCCGGCGCCGGCTTCGAAGCCGAATCGCTGACGCCGGCCGAGGCGGCGGAAGAGCGCATCCTGATGGGCCTGCGCACCTATGAAGGCGTCCCCTGGCCGGAGCTGAGGGCGCTGAACCTGGCGCCGACGAGCGACATGGTCCGGGACTTGGTCGGACAGGGTCTTCTGGTCGACGATCCCGCCCGTCTCCGCGCCACGCCGAAGGGACGGTTCGTCCTCGACGGCGTGACGCGGGCGCTGATCGTCCATCGATAA
- a CDS encoding helix-turn-helix domain-containing protein, whose product MAIKVTLDRILAERRMSLTELADRVGVTIANLSILKTGKARAIRFSTLDALCRELQCQPGDIVLFEPGGGGGPADDDDDDGYGGA is encoded by the coding sequence ATGGCCATCAAAGTCACCCTGGATCGCATCCTGGCCGAGCGGCGCATGTCGCTGACCGAACTGGCCGACCGTGTGGGCGTCACCATCGCCAATCTGTCGATCTTGAAGACCGGCAAGGCGCGCGCGATCCGCTTCTCGACTCTCGACGCCCTGTGTCGCGAGCTGCAATGCCAGCCGGGCGACATCGTCCTGTTTGAACCCGGCGGGGGCGGCGGGCCCGCCGACGATGACGACGACGACGGCTATGGCGGGGCCTGA
- a CDS encoding DUF6665 family protein gives MSLRPPQSFTGGFRFETGDGALQVELAAEQAASLGRAGRRVEATLAALREAAEGDRPAALKAAADAVWGLFIQRELLGQRNQKPVIEHYGIPAEVLVRLGAR, from the coding sequence ATGTCCCTTCGTCCCCCGCAGTCGTTCACGGGCGGCTTCCGGTTCGAGACCGGCGACGGCGCCCTGCAGGTCGAGCTGGCCGCCGAACAGGCCGCGTCGCTGGGGCGGGCCGGTCGACGGGTGGAGGCGACCCTCGCGGCGCTACGTGAGGCCGCCGAGGGGGATCGCCCCGCCGCGCTGAAGGCGGCGGCCGACGCGGTCTGGGGCCTGTTCATCCAGCGCGAGCTGCTGGGCCAGCGGAACCAGAAGCCCGTCATCGAGCACTACGGTATTCCGGCGGAGGTGCTTGTGCGGTTGGGCGCGCGTTAA
- the grpE gene encoding nucleotide exchange factor GrpE → MTDDDTPANGHDAEYEAPESETVEDVEALQAENAALKDQILRMAAEMDNTRRRAEREANDARAYAIQKFAKDLFPASDYLASATAHAPRDSGDAAVKNFVVGVEMTQKELLAAFDRNGLKKVDPKAGDKFDPHVHQAMAEEPNAEVAPGTIVRTMQAGFTLLGRTLRPAVVVVAAKAAAAPAGDNPYAAEGETSGGAVDTKA, encoded by the coding sequence ATGACCGACGACGATACGCCGGCCAACGGCCACGACGCCGAGTACGAGGCCCCCGAATCGGAAACCGTGGAAGACGTTGAAGCGCTGCAGGCTGAGAACGCGGCGCTGAAGGACCAGATCCTTCGCATGGCCGCCGAGATGGACAACACCCGTCGTCGCGCCGAGCGCGAGGCCAACGACGCGCGCGCCTACGCGATCCAGAAGTTCGCCAAGGATCTGTTCCCGGCCTCGGACTATCTGGCCAGCGCCACGGCCCACGCGCCGCGCGATTCCGGCGACGCGGCGGTGAAGAACTTCGTCGTCGGCGTCGAGATGACCCAGAAGGAGCTGCTGGCGGCGTTTGACCGCAACGGGCTCAAGAAGGTCGACCCCAAGGCCGGCGACAAGTTCGATCCGCATGTCCACCAGGCCATGGCGGAAGAGCCGAACGCCGAGGTCGCGCCGGGCACGATCGTTCGCACGATGCAGGCCGGCTTCACGCTGCTGGGCCGCACCCTGCGTCCGGCGGTGGTCGTGGTCGCAGCCAAGGCCGCCGCGGCGCCGGCCGGCGACAACCCCTATGCGGCGGAAGGCGAGACCAGCGGCGGGGCGGTGGACACGAAGGCCTGA
- the recF gene encoding DNA replication/repair protein RecF (All proteins in this family for which functions are known are DNA-binding proteins that assist the filamentation of RecA onto DNA for the initiation of recombination or recombinational repair.), with protein sequence MRSALVTLALTDFRSYERAELRAEGRTVCLWGPNGAGKTNLLEAISLLSPGRGLRGSSLAEVGRRLPGEATGRAWAVSALIQDDEDEVRLGAGTEAPGAARRLVRIEGETVPPGRMADHVRPIWLTPQQDRLFLEAAGDRRKFFDRLVFAAEPRHAAVANAYDKAMRERMRLLTDETGGEPDPVWLSALEARLAESGALLAEARARTLSALQTEIDGRGDRPFPQARLGLTGEWEKLAGEGVEFSEIEARLAAALAAARPRDSSAGRALTGPHRGDLAVVHAEKDRPAAECSTGEQKALILNLVLAQAARLSRAESAPSPILLLDEVAAHLDPLRRAALADEIAALGLQAFLTGTDQALFDPFKGRALGVRVEPTGLTVLDE encoded by the coding sequence GTGCGCTCCGCCCTCGTCACCCTGGCCCTGACCGACTTCCGCTCCTACGAGCGGGCGGAGTTGCGCGCCGAGGGGCGAACCGTCTGCCTGTGGGGGCCGAACGGGGCGGGGAAGACCAATCTGCTGGAGGCGATCAGCCTGCTGTCGCCGGGGCGCGGTCTGCGCGGCTCCAGCCTGGCCGAGGTCGGCCGCCGCCTGCCGGGCGAAGCGACAGGGCGGGCTTGGGCGGTGTCGGCGCTGATCCAGGACGATGAGGACGAGGTCCGGCTCGGCGCCGGAACGGAGGCGCCCGGCGCCGCCCGGCGGCTGGTGCGGATCGAGGGCGAGACCGTGCCCCCCGGCCGAATGGCCGACCATGTCCGGCCAATCTGGTTGACGCCCCAGCAGGACCGCCTGTTCCTTGAGGCCGCCGGCGACCGGCGCAAGTTCTTCGACCGTCTGGTGTTCGCCGCCGAGCCGCGCCATGCGGCTGTCGCCAACGCCTACGACAAGGCCATGCGCGAACGGATGCGGCTGCTGACCGACGAGACCGGCGGCGAGCCTGACCCGGTCTGGCTGTCGGCGCTGGAGGCGCGCCTGGCCGAGTCGGGCGCCCTGCTGGCGGAGGCGCGGGCGCGAACCCTGTCGGCCCTCCAGACCGAGATCGACGGCCGAGGCGATCGGCCCTTTCCGCAGGCGCGCCTCGGCCTGACCGGCGAGTGGGAAAAGCTGGCCGGCGAAGGCGTGGAGTTCTCCGAGATCGAGGCCAGGCTGGCCGCCGCCCTGGCCGCGGCGCGGCCTCGCGATTCGTCCGCCGGGCGGGCTCTGACGGGGCCGCACCGAGGCGATCTGGCGGTGGTGCACGCGGAAAAGGATCGTCCGGCCGCCGAATGCTCCACCGGAGAGCAAAAAGCCTTGATTCTGAACCTGGTTTTGGCCCAGGCGGCGCGACTTTCCCGTGCAGAATCAGCGCCAAGTCCTATATTATTGCTCGACGAAGTCGCCGCGCATCTGGACCCGCTCCGGCGGGCCGCGCTGGCCGATGAAATCGCGGCGCTGGGCCTTCAGGCGTTCCTGACCGGAACCGACCAGGCGCTGTTCGACCCTTTCAAGGGTCGGGCCCTCGGCGTCCGCGTGGAGCCGACCGGCCTGACCGTTCTGGACGAGTGA
- the dnaN gene encoding DNA polymerase III subunit beta — protein MKLTIERTALLKALGHVQSVVERRNTIPILSNVLLTAEREQVGFSATDLDMEIIDQGAAQVDVPGQITAPAHTLYEIVRKLPDGADVSLSFTGDDPRLQVQAGRSKFNLPVLPAGDFPVMSSDGLSAPIPVDANDLARLIDKTRFAISTEETRYYLNGLYVHTVVDNGQPMLRAVATDGHRLALAEMPAPEGAAGQPGVIVPRKTINEARRLLEDAGEMVDFQVSPQKVRFEFGQAAALTSKVIDGSFPDYMRVIPRDNAKVMLVDNSLFAQAVDRVATISAEKSRSVKMAVEPGKMILTVRNMEAGQAVEELEIDYDGDSFEIGFNARYLLDVTGQIGGEIAEFRFADPASPTLVLDPTDAGVKYVLMPLRV, from the coding sequence ATGAAGCTTACGATCGAGCGGACGGCGCTGCTGAAGGCCCTGGGCCATGTGCAGAGCGTCGTCGAGCGCCGCAACACCATCCCGATCCTCTCCAACGTCCTGCTGACGGCGGAGCGGGAGCAGGTGGGCTTCTCGGCCACCGACCTGGACATGGAGATCATCGACCAGGGCGCCGCCCAGGTGGATGTGCCCGGCCAGATCACCGCCCCGGCCCACACGCTCTACGAGATCGTCCGCAAGCTGCCCGACGGCGCCGACGTGTCGCTGTCCTTCACAGGCGATGACCCGCGACTGCAGGTCCAGGCCGGCCGCTCGAAGTTCAACCTGCCGGTCCTGCCGGCCGGCGATTTCCCGGTGATGAGCAGCGACGGCCTGTCCGCGCCGATCCCGGTCGACGCCAACGACCTGGCCCGGCTGATCGACAAGACCCGCTTCGCCATCTCCACCGAGGAGACGCGCTACTACCTGAACGGCCTGTACGTGCACACGGTGGTCGACAACGGTCAGCCGATGCTGCGCGCCGTGGCCACCGACGGCCACCGCCTGGCCCTGGCCGAGATGCCGGCTCCCGAGGGCGCCGCCGGCCAGCCCGGCGTGATCGTGCCGCGCAAGACCATCAACGAGGCCCGCCGTCTGCTCGAGGACGCCGGCGAGATGGTCGACTTCCAGGTCAGCCCGCAGAAGGTCCGCTTCGAGTTCGGCCAGGCCGCCGCCCTGACCTCCAAGGTCATCGACGGCTCGTTCCCGGACTACATGCGGGTCATCCCGCGCGACAACGCCAAGGTCATGCTGGTCGACAACAGCCTGTTCGCCCAGGCCGTCGACCGCGTCGCCACCATCTCGGCCGAGAAGAGCCGGTCGGTGAAGATGGCCGTCGAGCCGGGCAAGATGATCCTGACCGTGCGCAACATGGAAGCCGGCCAGGCCGTCGAAGAGCTCGAGATCGACTACGACGGCGACAGCTTCGAGATCGGCTTCAACGCCCGCTACCTGCTGGACGTGACCGGCCAGATCGGCGGCGAGATCGCCGAGTTCCGCTTCGCCGACCCGGCCTCGCCCACGCTGGTGCTGGACCCGACCGACGCGGGCGTGAAGTACGTGCTGATGCCGCTGCGGGTGTAG
- a CDS encoding LysR substrate-binding domain-containing protein, which yields MTDHLPPLSALRAFEAVVRLGSVSAAARELGRTHGAVSKQLRTLHDHAGLPLLERAGTGLKANTAGQALAAAIAEGLAVITRGYAETLRDVRAPELHVACSATFATRWLAPRLAGFSQQRPDLRLRLSMTSAREMREERDADLVILWDRGNYPPEDRARAIRLGDAAFAPVAAPGCLATVADGRLSAPCRIVHDHTHRAWDLWREATGITVESPRTLSFPHTNLCIEAAIAGLGVAMVEQRLAAKELADGRLVALTGFAAFPEGFAAIPNGRKPLSGSARHFIDWLAAELGPQAPP from the coding sequence ATGACCGACCATCTGCCGCCCCTGTCCGCCCTCCGCGCCTTCGAGGCGGTGGTCCGGCTGGGCTCGGTAAGCGCCGCCGCCCGCGAACTCGGCCGCACTCACGGCGCGGTCAGCAAGCAACTGCGGACCCTCCATGACCACGCGGGCCTGCCGTTGCTGGAACGCGCGGGAACCGGCCTCAAGGCCAACACGGCCGGGCAGGCCCTCGCCGCCGCCATCGCCGAAGGGCTGGCGGTGATCACGCGCGGCTACGCCGAAACCCTGCGCGATGTCCGCGCGCCCGAGCTTCACGTCGCCTGCAGCGCCACCTTCGCCACGCGCTGGCTGGCGCCGCGCCTGGCCGGCTTCTCACAGCAACGGCCCGACCTTCGCCTGAGGCTGTCGATGACCTCGGCGCGGGAGATGCGCGAGGAGCGAGACGCGGACCTGGTGATCCTCTGGGATCGCGGAAACTATCCGCCGGAAGATCGCGCCCGCGCCATTCGGCTGGGCGACGCCGCATTCGCCCCGGTGGCCGCGCCCGGCTGCCTCGCGACGGTTGCGGATGGTCGACTGTCGGCCCCATGCCGCATCGTCCACGACCATACCCATCGCGCCTGGGACCTGTGGCGAGAGGCGACCGGCATAACGGTCGAGAGCCCGCGCACCCTTTCCTTCCCGCACACCAACCTCTGCATCGAGGCGGCGATCGCGGGACTTGGCGTGGCGATGGTCGAGCAGCGGCTCGCAGCGAAGGAGTTGGCGGACGGCCGCCTTGTCGCCCTGACCGGTTTCGCGGCCTTCCCCGAGGGCTTCGCCGCGATTCCCAACGGCCGGAAACCCCTGTCTGGGTCGGCCCGGCATTTCATCGACTGGCTGGCGGCGGAACTCGGCCCTCAGGCCCCGCCATAG
- the rph gene encoding ribonuclease PH, with the protein MRPSERAPDQLRAVTLETGVNRYAEGSCLVTFGHTKVLVTASVDEGVPGWMRGKGAGWVTAEYGMLPRATHTRGRREAAQGKQSGRTQEIQRLIGRSLRAVVDMKALGERQIQIDCDVVQADGGTRTASITGAWVALRLATRYLLDEGVIKTDPILDQVAAVSCGVFNDLPVLDLDYEEDSSAEADSNFVLTGNGDIVEIQATGEKRGFTRAEFEALYGLAEKGINELFALQRAAIER; encoded by the coding sequence ATGCGACCGTCCGAACGCGCCCCCGACCAGCTCCGCGCCGTCACCCTGGAGACCGGCGTGAACCGCTACGCGGAGGGCTCCTGCCTGGTGACCTTCGGCCATACCAAGGTCCTGGTCACCGCCAGCGTCGACGAAGGCGTGCCCGGCTGGATGCGCGGCAAGGGCGCCGGCTGGGTCACCGCCGAGTACGGCATGCTGCCCCGCGCCACCCACACCCGCGGCCGCCGCGAGGCCGCTCAGGGCAAGCAGTCCGGCCGCACCCAGGAAATCCAGCGCCTGATCGGCCGCAGCCTGCGCGCGGTGGTCGACATGAAGGCCCTGGGCGAGCGCCAGATCCAGATCGACTGCGACGTGGTCCAGGCCGACGGCGGCACGCGCACCGCCTCGATCACCGGCGCCTGGGTCGCCCTGCGGCTGGCCACCCGCTATCTGCTCGACGAGGGCGTCATCAAGACCGACCCGATCCTGGATCAGGTGGCGGCGGTGTCCTGCGGCGTGTTCAACGACCTGCCGGTGCTCGACCTCGACTACGAGGAGGACTCGTCGGCCGAGGCGGACTCGAACTTCGTGCTGACCGGAAACGGCGACATCGTCGAGATCCAGGCCACCGGCGAGAAGCGCGGCTTCACCCGCGCCGAGTTCGAGGCGCTCTACGGCCTGGCCGAGAAGGGCATCAACGAGTTGTTCGCCCTGCAGCGGGCCGCGATCGAACGCTAG
- the rdgB gene encoding RdgB/HAM1 family non-canonical purine NTP pyrophosphatase, with product MPLLLPSGTTLVAATHNPGKAKELVALLDGRFDILSAGALGLPEPDETESTFVGNALLKARHAAERSGKIAIADDSGLSVAALDGAPGIFSARWAGPSKDFAEAMAKVEERILETGSDDRSAWFTSALAVAWPGGPSVVVEGVVHGTLVFPGRGTRGFGYDPIFVPEGHDKTFGEMDPAQKDAISHRALAFAKLKAALFD from the coding sequence ATGCCCCTGTTGCTCCCGTCCGGAACCACGCTGGTCGCCGCCACCCACAATCCCGGCAAGGCCAAGGAGCTGGTCGCCCTGCTCGACGGGCGGTTCGATATCCTGTCCGCCGGCGCGCTCGGCCTGCCCGAACCGGACGAGACCGAGAGCACCTTCGTCGGCAACGCCCTGCTGAAGGCGCGCCACGCCGCCGAGCGTTCCGGCAAGATCGCCATCGCCGACGATTCGGGCCTGTCGGTCGCCGCCCTGGACGGCGCGCCCGGCATCTTCTCGGCCCGCTGGGCCGGCCCCTCGAAGGACTTCGCCGAGGCCATGGCCAAGGTCGAGGAGCGAATCCTGGAGACCGGTTCGGACGATCGCAGCGCCTGGTTCACCAGCGCCCTGGCGGTCGCCTGGCCGGGCGGTCCGTCGGTCGTGGTGGAAGGCGTCGTCCACGGAACGCTGGTCTTCCCGGGCCGGGGAACGCGCGGCTTCGGCTACGATCCGATCTTCGTTCCCGAAGGCCATGACAAGACGTTCGGCGAGATGGACCCCGCCCAGAAGGACGCCATCAGCCACCGCGCCCTGGCGTTCGCCAAGCTGAAGGCCGCCTTGTTTGACTGA
- a CDS encoding class I SAM-dependent methyltransferase — protein MLNVGAGAGSYEPADRYVLAIEPSAVMRAQRPEGGGVAVRAFAEALPFDDGAFDAAMAVATVHQWADLAKGLAELRRAARGPVAVLLFDGPALDRFWLKAYAPELIAAEQRRYPALDAVAAGLGGRVEVQDVPIPIDCTDGFTEAFYARPERLLEADVRRAQSSWGFVPDGAEARFVRTLSDDLASGRWDERYGDWRERPTYEGSLRLIVSRPG, from the coding sequence GTGCTGAACGTGGGCGCCGGAGCCGGGTCGTACGAACCGGCGGATCGCTATGTCCTCGCCATCGAGCCTTCGGCGGTGATGCGGGCGCAGCGGCCCGAGGGCGGCGGCGTGGCGGTGCGGGCTTTCGCGGAGGCGCTCCCGTTCGATGACGGCGCCTTCGACGCCGCGATGGCGGTCGCCACCGTTCATCAGTGGGCGGATCTGGCCAAGGGGCTGGCCGAACTGCGCCGGGCTGCGCGCGGGCCGGTCGCGGTGCTGCTGTTCGACGGTCCGGCGCTCGACCGTTTCTGGTTGAAGGCCTACGCGCCGGAGCTGATCGCGGCCGAGCAGCGCCGCTATCCGGCGCTCGACGCCGTCGCCGCTGGGCTGGGCGGCCGGGTCGAGGTGCAGGATGTCCCGATCCCGATCGACTGCACGGACGGTTTCACCGAGGCCTTCTATGCCCGGCCCGAGCGCCTGCTGGAGGCCGACGTGCGCCGCGCCCAGTCGTCCTGGGGGTTCGTGCCCGACGGCGCCGAGGCGCGCTTTGTCCGCACGCTGTCCGACGACCTGGCTTCCGGACGCTGGGACGAGCGTTACGGCGACTGGCGCGAGCGGCCGACCTACGAGGGCTCGCTGCGCCTGATCGTCAGCCGGCCGGGCTAG
- the hrcA gene encoding heat-inducible transcriptional repressor HrcA, whose protein sequence is MNPILTGGPSRPPSLTDLDERARDIFRRVVETYLETGEPVGSRTLSRGGVHLSPASIRNTLQDLAHLGLLDSPHASAGRMPTHAGLRLFVDGLLEVGDVGEAEKREIDARLAAGGRTFEEALNAASGILSGLAGGAGIVVSPVREAGVKHVEFVALGGDQALAVMVFEDGQVENRLMRLTPGLTPSALQEASNFLGARLKGRTLTDTRSEMRAELDRARRELDETAARLVEDGLAAWSGGEGSERALIVRGRANLLGDPNALEDLERVRRLFDDLEQKEQLIGLLDDVRDAQGVRIFIGAETRLFSLSGSALIAAPYMTGRQRVLGAIGVIGPTRLNYARVIPLVDYTARVLGRMLDG, encoded by the coding sequence ATGAACCCCATCCTGACCGGCGGCCCCTCCCGGCCCCCTTCCTTGACCGATCTGGACGAACGCGCCCGCGACATCTTCCGGCGTGTGGTCGAGACCTATCTGGAGACCGGCGAGCCGGTCGGATCGCGCACCCTGTCGCGCGGCGGGGTGCATCTGTCGCCAGCTTCGATCCGGAACACCCTGCAGGATCTGGCGCATCTGGGCCTGCTCGACTCGCCGCACGCCAGTGCGGGCCGGATGCCGACCCACGCCGGCCTGCGCCTGTTCGTCGACGGGCTGCTCGAAGTCGGCGATGTCGGAGAGGCCGAGAAGCGCGAGATCGACGCCCGGCTCGCCGCCGGCGGCCGCACCTTCGAGGAGGCGCTCAACGCGGCCAGCGGGATCCTGTCGGGTCTGGCGGGCGGGGCCGGAATCGTCGTCAGCCCGGTCCGGGAAGCCGGCGTGAAGCACGTCGAGTTCGTGGCGCTGGGCGGCGACCAGGCCCTTGCGGTGATGGTGTTCGAGGACGGCCAGGTCGAGAACCGCCTGATGCGGCTGACGCCTGGTCTGACGCCCTCGGCCTTGCAGGAGGCCTCGAACTTCCTGGGCGCGCGCCTGAAGGGGCGGACCCTGACCGACACGCGTAGCGAGATGCGCGCCGAACTGGACCGGGCTCGGCGCGAACTGGACGAGACCGCCGCGCGTTTGGTCGAGGACGGCCTGGCGGCCTGGAGCGGCGGCGAGGGCTCGGAACGGGCCCTGATCGTGCGCGGTCGCGCCAACCTGCTGGGCGATCCGAATGCGCTGGAGGATCTGGAGCGGGTGCGCCGCCTGTTCGACGACCTGGAGCAGAAGGAGCAGTTGATCGGCCTGCTGGACGACGTCCGCGACGCCCAGGGCGTGCGGATTTTCATCGGCGCCGAAACGCGGCTTTTCTCTCTTTCAGGTTCCGCCCTGATTGCGGCGCCCTATATGACGGGCCGACAAAGAGTGCTCGGTGCGATCGGCGTGATCGGGCCGACCCGATTGAACTACGCCCGGGTGATCCCGCTGGTGGACTACACCGCCAGGGTCCTCGGGCGAATGCTGGACGGATGA